A stretch of Cynocephalus volans isolate mCynVol1 chromosome 9, mCynVol1.pri, whole genome shotgun sequence DNA encodes these proteins:
- the ADH7 gene encoding all-trans-retinol dehydrogenase [NAD(+)] ADH7 isoform X2: MSTAGKVIKCKAAVLWEQNKPFSIEEIEVAPPKAKEVRIKILATGICRTDDHVIKGTMVSKFPVIVGHEAAGVVESIGEGVTTVKPGDKVIPLFVPQCRECNACRNPNGNLCIRSDITGRGVLADGTTRFTCKGKPIYHFANTSTFTEYTVVNEFSVAKIDDAAPLEKVCLIGCGFSTGYGAAVKTGKVGPGSTCVVFGLGGVGLSVIMGCKSAGASRIIGIDINKDKFEKAMAVGATECISPKDFTKPISEVLSEMTGNTVEYTFEVIGRLETMVDALASCHANYGTSVVVGAPPSAKLLTYDPMLLFTGRTWKGCIFGGWKSRDDVPKLVSDFLEKKFDLDQLITHVLPFQKISEGFELLYSGQSIRTVLTF; the protein is encoded by the exons atgagCACCGCTGGAAAA GTTATTAAATGCAAAGCAGCTGTACTATGGGAACAGAATAAACCCTTCTCCATTGAGGAAATAGAAGTTGCCCCACCAAAGGCTAAAGAAGTTCGCATTAAG ATTTTGGCCACAGGAATCTGTCGCACAGATGACCACGTGATAAAAGGAACAATGGTGTCTAAGTTTCCAGTGATTGTGGGACATGAAGCAGCTGGGGTTGTAGAGAGCATTGGGGAAGGAGTCACCACAGTGAAACCAG GTGATAAAGTCATCCCTCTCTTCGTGCCACAGTGTAGAGAATGCAATGCTTGCCGCAACCCAAATGGCAACCTTTGCATTAGAAGCGA TATCACCGGCCGTGGAGTACTGGCTGATGGCACTACCAGATTTACATGCAAGGGCAAACCGATCTATCACTTCGCAAACACCAGTACATTTACTGAGTACACCGTGGTGAATGAATTTTCTGTGGCTAAAATTGATGATGCTGCTCCTCTTGAGAAAGTCTGTTTAATTGGCTGTGGATTTTCCACGGGATATGGAGCTGCTGTTAAAACTGGCAAG GTTGGACCTGGTTCCACTTGTGTTGTCTTTGGCCTGGGAGGAGTTGGTCTATCTGTCATCATGGGCTGCAAGTCAGCTGGTGCATCCAGGATCATTGGGATTGACATCAACAAAGACAAATTTGAGAAGGCCATGGCTGTAGGAGCCACCGAGTGTATCAGCCCCAAGGACTTTACCAAGCCCATCAGTGAGGTCCTGTCAGAAATGACGGGCAACACTGTGGAGTACACTTTTGAAGTTATTGGGCGTCTTGAAACCATG GTCGATGCCCTCGCATCCTGCCACGCGAACTATGGGACCAGCGTGGTGGTCGGTGCTCCTCCGTCAGCCAAGCTGCTCACCTATGACCCGATGCTGCTCTTCACTGGACGCACATGGAAGGGATGCATCTTTGGAG GTTGGAAAAGCAGAGATGATGTCCCAAAACTAGTGTCTGATTTCctggaaaagaaatttgacttggACCAGTTGATAACTCATGTTTTACCTTTCCAGAAAATCAGTGAAGGATTTGAACTGCTCTATTCAGGGCAAAG CATTCGAACTGTCCTGACATTTTGA
- the ADH7 gene encoding all-trans-retinol dehydrogenase [NAD(+)] ADH7 isoform X1: MKCLLSRHTLGKTLGRVFQRVSLTLGVIKCKAAVLWEQNKPFSIEEIEVAPPKAKEVRIKILATGICRTDDHVIKGTMVSKFPVIVGHEAAGVVESIGEGVTTVKPGDKVIPLFVPQCRECNACRNPNGNLCIRSDITGRGVLADGTTRFTCKGKPIYHFANTSTFTEYTVVNEFSVAKIDDAAPLEKVCLIGCGFSTGYGAAVKTGKVGPGSTCVVFGLGGVGLSVIMGCKSAGASRIIGIDINKDKFEKAMAVGATECISPKDFTKPISEVLSEMTGNTVEYTFEVIGRLETMVDALASCHANYGTSVVVGAPPSAKLLTYDPMLLFTGRTWKGCIFGGWKSRDDVPKLVSDFLEKKFDLDQLITHVLPFQKISEGFELLYSGQSIRTVLTF, translated from the exons ATGAAATGCCTGCTGAGCaggcatacactggggaaaacaCTAGGTAGAGTGTTTCAGAGA GTTTCCCTTACACTGGGg GTTATTAAATGCAAAGCAGCTGTACTATGGGAACAGAATAAACCCTTCTCCATTGAGGAAATAGAAGTTGCCCCACCAAAGGCTAAAGAAGTTCGCATTAAG ATTTTGGCCACAGGAATCTGTCGCACAGATGACCACGTGATAAAAGGAACAATGGTGTCTAAGTTTCCAGTGATTGTGGGACATGAAGCAGCTGGGGTTGTAGAGAGCATTGGGGAAGGAGTCACCACAGTGAAACCAG GTGATAAAGTCATCCCTCTCTTCGTGCCACAGTGTAGAGAATGCAATGCTTGCCGCAACCCAAATGGCAACCTTTGCATTAGAAGCGA TATCACCGGCCGTGGAGTACTGGCTGATGGCACTACCAGATTTACATGCAAGGGCAAACCGATCTATCACTTCGCAAACACCAGTACATTTACTGAGTACACCGTGGTGAATGAATTTTCTGTGGCTAAAATTGATGATGCTGCTCCTCTTGAGAAAGTCTGTTTAATTGGCTGTGGATTTTCCACGGGATATGGAGCTGCTGTTAAAACTGGCAAG GTTGGACCTGGTTCCACTTGTGTTGTCTTTGGCCTGGGAGGAGTTGGTCTATCTGTCATCATGGGCTGCAAGTCAGCTGGTGCATCCAGGATCATTGGGATTGACATCAACAAAGACAAATTTGAGAAGGCCATGGCTGTAGGAGCCACCGAGTGTATCAGCCCCAAGGACTTTACCAAGCCCATCAGTGAGGTCCTGTCAGAAATGACGGGCAACACTGTGGAGTACACTTTTGAAGTTATTGGGCGTCTTGAAACCATG GTCGATGCCCTCGCATCCTGCCACGCGAACTATGGGACCAGCGTGGTGGTCGGTGCTCCTCCGTCAGCCAAGCTGCTCACCTATGACCCGATGCTGCTCTTCACTGGACGCACATGGAAGGGATGCATCTTTGGAG GTTGGAAAAGCAGAGATGATGTCCCAAAACTAGTGTCTGATTTCctggaaaagaaatttgacttggACCAGTTGATAACTCATGTTTTACCTTTCCAGAAAATCAGTGAAGGATTTGAACTGCTCTATTCAGGGCAAAG CATTCGAACTGTCCTGACATTTTGA